Proteins from a genomic interval of Halorussus rarus:
- a CDS encoding class I SAM-dependent methyltransferase, translated as MTEHGRGNQRLWNEWSDDFQALWNANTADGELPPAPSPFAPDAPGGRPADVLPSVEGKDYVELGCGGGQGSVGTAGLGAETVVGVDFSGEQLRHARRLRDFYGADAQFVEGDVTELPFPDDRFDLASSEAVFQMVERLDRALREARRVLRDGGVFVLSVPHPLSENLDDDTGTVEGDYFDPGPREITIDDGYESTLTVFDRTVADLHNALVDVGFEVRRLVEHRRHEVRENDPSESDLPEPLWRVPQSVRFWSVAK; from the coding sequence ATGACCGAACACGGTCGGGGGAACCAGCGACTCTGGAACGAGTGGAGCGACGACTTCCAGGCCCTGTGGAACGCGAACACGGCGGACGGGGAGCTCCCGCCGGCCCCGTCCCCGTTCGCGCCGGACGCTCCGGGCGGCCGCCCCGCCGACGTGCTCCCCTCCGTCGAGGGCAAGGACTACGTCGAGTTGGGGTGCGGTGGAGGCCAGGGGAGCGTCGGCACGGCCGGACTGGGGGCCGAGACCGTCGTCGGGGTCGATTTCTCCGGCGAGCAGTTGCGCCACGCCAGGCGGTTACGGGACTTCTACGGCGCCGACGCCCAGTTCGTCGAGGGCGACGTGACGGAACTCCCGTTCCCCGACGACCGGTTCGACCTCGCGTCCTCCGAGGCGGTGTTCCAGATGGTCGAACGGCTCGACAGGGCGCTCCGCGAGGCCCGCCGCGTCCTCCGGGACGGCGGCGTCTTCGTGCTCAGCGTACCGCATCCGCTCTCCGAGAATCTCGACGACGACACGGGGACCGTCGAGGGCGACTATTTCGACCCCGGTCCGCGGGAGATCACGATCGACGACGGGTACGAATCGACGCTGACCGTCTTCGACCGGACGGTCGCCGACCTCCACAACGCCCTCGTCGACGTCGGGTTCGAGGTGCGCCGGCTCGTCGAGCACAGGCGCCACGAAGTCCGGGAGAACGACCCGTCGGAGAGCGACCTCCCAGAACCCCTGTGGCGGGTCCCCCAGAGCGTTCGATTCTGGTCGGTCGCGAAGTGA
- a CDS encoding CopG family ribbon-helix-helix protein, with translation MRTSLNVPNDVLAAFDETWQAQGLDSRSRAVREAMREYVESHAELESTEGPVTAVLAYDYEHDDVVHDLHAVQHEFGEVITATSHVHRGEWCLETAFCRGPAAEVRELVYRLRDFDSVARVTVMTLGADRE, from the coding sequence ATGCGAACGAGTCTCAACGTTCCCAACGACGTGCTGGCGGCGTTCGACGAGACGTGGCAGGCCCAGGGCCTCGACTCGCGCTCCCGGGCGGTCCGGGAGGCGATGCGCGAGTACGTCGAGTCCCACGCCGAACTGGAGTCCACCGAGGGACCGGTGACCGCGGTGCTGGCCTACGACTACGAGCACGACGACGTGGTCCACGACCTCCACGCGGTCCAGCACGAGTTCGGCGAGGTCATCACCGCGACCAGCCACGTCCACCGCGGCGAGTGGTGCCTGGAGACCGCGTTCTGTCGGGGTCCGGCCGCGGAGGTCCGCGAACTGGTGTACCGCCTCCGGGACTTCGACTCGGTCGCGCGCGTGACGGTGATGACGCTGGGCGCAGACCGGGAGTGA
- a CDS encoding Lrp/AsnC family transcriptional regulator translates to MSADDLDEVDRGILYLLQQDARNLTPVDMADHLPVSEGTVRNRIEKMEDRGVILGYVPNIDYEAAGFPLEVVFTCTVAADRLADVSDELLGIHGVVNVRELLAGQGNLEVTGIAADLADVMTIAAELTEMDVTVESQRLTLDEHVRPFNHLGQDVAED, encoded by the coding sequence ATGAGCGCCGACGACCTCGACGAAGTCGACCGAGGGATTCTCTATCTCCTGCAGCAGGACGCGCGGAACCTCACGCCGGTCGACATGGCCGACCACCTGCCCGTCTCGGAGGGAACGGTCCGCAATCGCATCGAGAAGATGGAGGATCGGGGCGTCATCCTGGGGTACGTGCCGAACATCGACTACGAGGCGGCGGGGTTCCCGCTCGAAGTCGTGTTCACCTGCACGGTCGCGGCCGACCGGCTCGCGGACGTCTCCGACGAACTGCTCGGGATTCACGGCGTCGTCAACGTCCGGGAACTGCTGGCCGGCCAGGGGAACCTCGAAGTCACCGGCATCGCCGCCGACCTCGCCGACGTGATGACCATCGCGGCCGAACTCACCGAGATGGACGTGACCGTCGAGAGCCAGCGGCTGACGCTCGACGAACACGTCCGGCCGTTCAACCACCTGGGCCAGGACGTCGCCGAGGACTGA
- a CDS encoding heavy metal translocating P-type ATPase, translating to MARTAHLDIRGMSCANCSGTVEDALGELDGVESANVNFATDEGTVEYDPEVVSLGEIYGAVEDAGYEPVAQQVTIGISGMSCANCSEANETALEDTPGVVDAEVNYATDEGTVRYNPDDADLEDLYDAIESAGYEPIREDDAGEDGETAGDRREDARKAEIRRQRNLTVFGALLSAPLVFFLLEHFLFDGLLADELLGIPLGWLMFGLATPVQYFLGKEFYENSYTAVVRNRTANMDVLIALGSSTAYLYSVAVLFDLIAGSLYFDTAALILVFITLGNYLEARSKGQASEALRRLLEMEADTATVVRDDEEIEIPIEDVEVGDLMVVRPGEKIPTDGVVREGDSAVDESMVTGESVPVEKSPGDEVVGATVNENGVLRVEATKVGSETALQQIVQLVKEAQSRQPEIQQVADRISAYFVPAVITNALFWGVAWFLFPEALAGFVQSLPLWGLVAGGPTVVGGGVSVFEFAVVVFASAVLIACPCALGLATPAATMVGTSIGAQNGVLFKGGDVLERVKDVDTVVFDKTGTLTEGEMRLTDVVALGPRADGGGDAEPAADGGAVEAPVPDLDEDVVLEAAASAEKGSEHPLAEAIVAGAEERGLDVESPERFENVPGQGIEATTSHGEVLVGNRRLLTDRGIDVSPAEETMERLEREGKTAMLVAIDREAQRASERTSGDEPRGYELAGVVADADTVKESAERAVADLRESGRDVMMITGDNERTARAVAEQVGIDPDNVRAEVLPEDKADAVEAIQDEGRNAMMVGDGVNDAPALAAAFVGAAIGSGTDVAIEAADVTLMRDDPADVMKAIRVSEGTLAKIKQNLFWALGYNTAMIPLASLGLLQPVLAAGAMAFSSVSVLTNSLLFRRYTPDHDYELLGFLR from the coding sequence ATGGCGCGAACTGCACACCTCGACATCCGAGGCATGAGCTGCGCCAACTGCTCGGGGACGGTCGAAGACGCCCTGGGCGAGTTGGACGGCGTGGAGTCGGCGAACGTCAACTTCGCCACAGACGAGGGCACCGTCGAGTACGACCCGGAAGTCGTCTCGCTCGGCGAGATCTACGGCGCCGTCGAGGACGCGGGCTACGAGCCGGTGGCCCAGCAGGTCACGATCGGCATCTCCGGGATGTCCTGTGCGAACTGCTCGGAGGCCAACGAGACCGCCCTCGAGGACACTCCCGGCGTGGTCGACGCCGAGGTCAACTACGCCACCGACGAGGGGACGGTCCGGTACAACCCCGACGACGCCGACCTAGAGGACCTCTACGACGCCATCGAGTCGGCGGGCTACGAGCCGATTCGCGAGGACGACGCGGGCGAGGACGGCGAGACCGCGGGCGACCGGCGTGAGGACGCCCGCAAGGCCGAGATCCGCCGCCAGCGCAACCTCACCGTCTTCGGCGCGCTGCTGTCGGCGCCGCTGGTCTTCTTCCTGCTCGAGCACTTCCTCTTCGACGGGCTGCTCGCCGACGAACTGCTCGGGATTCCGCTCGGCTGGCTCATGTTCGGACTGGCGACGCCGGTCCAGTACTTCCTCGGCAAGGAGTTCTACGAGAACTCCTACACCGCGGTCGTGCGCAACCGGACCGCGAACATGGACGTGCTCATCGCGCTGGGGTCGTCGACCGCCTACCTCTACAGCGTCGCGGTGCTGTTCGACCTCATCGCGGGCAGCCTCTACTTCGACACCGCCGCGCTCATCCTGGTGTTCATCACGCTGGGTAACTACCTCGAAGCCCGCTCGAAGGGTCAGGCCAGCGAGGCGCTCCGGAGGCTCCTGGAGATGGAGGCCGACACCGCCACCGTGGTCCGCGACGACGAAGAAATCGAGATCCCCATCGAGGACGTCGAGGTCGGCGACCTGATGGTCGTCCGGCCCGGCGAGAAGATACCCACCGACGGCGTGGTCCGCGAGGGCGACAGCGCGGTCGACGAGTCGATGGTGACCGGCGAGTCGGTCCCGGTCGAGAAGTCGCCGGGCGACGAGGTCGTCGGCGCCACGGTCAACGAGAACGGCGTGCTCCGGGTCGAGGCCACCAAGGTCGGCTCGGAGACCGCGCTCCAGCAGATCGTCCAGCTGGTCAAGGAGGCCCAGAGCCGCCAGCCCGAGATCCAGCAGGTGGCCGACCGCATCTCGGCGTACTTCGTGCCCGCGGTCATCACCAACGCGCTGTTCTGGGGCGTCGCGTGGTTCCTCTTCCCCGAGGCGCTGGCGGGCTTCGTCCAGTCGCTCCCGCTCTGGGGGCTGGTGGCCGGCGGCCCGACGGTCGTCGGCGGCGGCGTCTCGGTGTTCGAGTTCGCGGTGGTCGTGTTCGCCTCTGCGGTGCTCATCGCCTGCCCCTGCGCGCTCGGCCTCGCCACCCCGGCCGCGACGATGGTCGGCACCTCCATCGGCGCGCAGAACGGCGTGCTGTTCAAGGGCGGCGACGTGCTCGAACGCGTCAAGGACGTCGACACGGTCGTCTTCGACAAGACCGGCACCCTGACCGAGGGCGAGATGCGGCTGACCGACGTGGTCGCGCTCGGCCCCCGAGCGGACGGAGGGGGCGACGCCGAACCGGCCGCGGACGGCGGCGCAGTCGAGGCCCCTGTGCCCGACCTCGACGAGGACGTCGTGCTCGAAGCCGCGGCGAGCGCCGAGAAGGGCAGCGAGCATCCCCTCGCCGAGGCCATCGTCGCGGGCGCCGAAGAGCGCGGCCTGGACGTCGAGAGCCCCGAGAGATTCGAGAACGTGCCCGGCCAGGGAATCGAGGCCACGACCTCCCACGGCGAGGTGCTGGTCGGCAACCGTCGGCTGCTGACCGACCGCGGCATCGACGTCTCGCCCGCCGAGGAGACGATGGAGCGGCTCGAACGCGAGGGCAAGACCGCGATGCTCGTCGCTATCGACCGCGAGGCGCAACGCGCCTCGGAACGAACGAGCGGTGACGAACCGCGGGGCTACGAACTCGCCGGCGTCGTCGCCGACGCCGACACCGTCAAGGAGAGCGCCGAGCGCGCGGTCGCCGACCTCCGCGAGTCGGGCCGGGATGTCATGATGATCACCGGCGACAACGAGCGCACGGCCCGCGCGGTCGCCGAGCAGGTCGGCATCGATCCCGACAACGTCCGGGCCGAAGTGCTGCCCGAGGACAAGGCCGACGCGGTCGAGGCCATCCAGGACGAGGGCCGTAACGCGATGATGGTCGGCGACGGCGTCAACGACGCGCCCGCGCTCGCGGCTGCATTCGTCGGCGCGGCCATCGGGTCGGGCACCGACGTCGCAATCGAGGCCGCCGACGTGACGCTGATGCGCGACGACCCCGCGGACGTGATGAAGGCCATCCGCGTCTCGGAGGGGACCCTGGCGAAGATCAAGCAGAACCTGTTCTGGGCGCTTGGCTACAACACCGCGATGATTCCGCTGGCCAGCCTCGGCCTGCTCCAGCCCGTCCTGGCCGCGGGCGCGATGGCGTTCTCCAGCGTGAGCGTCCTGACCAACAGCCTCCTCTTCCGCCGGTACACGCCCGACCACGACTACGAACTGCTCGGATTCCTGCGGTGA
- a CDS encoding DUF7576 family protein: MTGKLGHSYSLDDGETMLEGVTKTVAAVVGEGVRDLPALYDVVDPDCLERLVESASGDIRVSFTYAGCDVVADGRGLVAAARVDDGSGRSFGECSQCGSAFELDSDYPVAVRQADGDVTFFAFCDAGCQSAWETRRPPTADD, translated from the coding sequence ATGACTGGCAAACTCGGCCACTCCTACAGTCTCGACGACGGCGAGACGATGCTGGAGGGCGTCACCAAGACCGTCGCTGCGGTGGTCGGCGAGGGCGTGCGGGACCTCCCGGCCCTCTACGACGTTGTGGATCCAGACTGCCTGGAGCGGCTCGTTGAGTCGGCGAGCGGCGACATCCGGGTCTCGTTCACCTACGCCGGCTGCGACGTCGTCGCGGACGGTCGAGGGTTGGTCGCCGCGGCACGGGTCGACGACGGGTCGGGCCGGTCGTTCGGCGAGTGCTCCCAGTGCGGTTCGGCGTTCGAACTCGACAGCGACTACCCGGTCGCGGTCCGACAGGCCGACGGCGACGTGACGTTCTTCGCCTTCTGCGACGCCGGGTGTCAGTCCGCGTGGGAGACCCGCCGACCGCCGACCGCCGACGACTAG
- a CDS encoding NDUFA4 family protein, which translates to MPLLPLHAGHAGGLDPVAVLVGAALGVAVWQGIRLLATRDDRAR; encoded by the coding sequence ATGCCCCTTCTCCCCCTTCACGCCGGCCACGCCGGCGGCCTGGACCCGGTGGCTGTCCTGGTCGGCGCCGCGCTCGGCGTCGCCGTCTGGCAGGGAATCCGACTGCTCGCGACGCGCGACGACCGGGCGCGATGA
- a CDS encoding DUF58 domain-containing protein produces the protein MNPGVLATLLLLGALAVIYAAAFRVASNESGPTDRDPGGSDSGDEADDSDAEAADRPGEAAAGDGSEAGDGSADDDGPPAVSVGPRWDPGTTVALLAGAGGILTRNTTMFLAGVVGFAFAAYRYGTRAPSLDVAVERTVSDRSPLPSRDVEVALTVRNEGDEPLPDLRVVDAVPEQLSVVSGSPRHCTSLRPGEEATFEYAVRARRGIHEFGETTVVARNVGGSAERRASRRAATPDAHADDATITCRTRADDVPLPADTSSHPGQVTTDSGGEGVEFYATREYQPADPMSRIDWKRYAKTRELTTVDFRETRAATVLVVVDTRTLAHVARRDGEPDAVELCTYAAERLVEAFVRRNDRVGLALFGPEERYLDPAGGDEQVARIRAELEDTTPSDELDVGIFSDRRRKRANESRFDTLRKRVPAGAQVVFLSPMADDYAVEVARRFRAYGHAVTVVSPDVTSEVRSAADAARETPTRESATPGAALERIERSERLAAVRSAGLQVVDWSPDEPIRTAVSKATARWSG, from the coding sequence ATGAACCCCGGCGTCCTCGCCACCCTCCTCCTGCTGGGCGCGCTGGCGGTCATCTACGCCGCCGCGTTCCGGGTCGCGAGCAACGAATCGGGCCCGACCGACCGCGACCCGGGCGGGTCCGACTCCGGCGACGAAGCCGACGATTCGGACGCGGAGGCGGCCGACCGGCCGGGCGAAGCGGCGGCCGGTGACGGATCGGAAGCCGGCGACGGGTCGGCCGACGACGACGGCCCGCCGGCGGTCAGCGTCGGCCCGCGGTGGGACCCGGGGACGACCGTGGCCCTGCTCGCGGGCGCGGGCGGCATCCTGACGCGGAACACGACGATGTTCCTCGCCGGGGTCGTCGGCTTCGCGTTCGCGGCCTACCGGTACGGCACCCGAGCGCCGTCGCTCGACGTGGCGGTCGAGCGCACCGTCTCCGACCGGTCCCCGCTGCCGAGCAGGGACGTCGAGGTCGCCCTGACCGTGCGCAACGAGGGCGACGAACCGCTTCCGGACCTCCGAGTCGTCGACGCGGTCCCCGAGCAGTTGAGCGTCGTCTCCGGGTCGCCCCGCCACTGCACCAGCCTCCGGCCGGGCGAGGAGGCGACGTTCGAGTACGCGGTCCGGGCGCGGCGGGGCATCCACGAGTTCGGCGAGACGACCGTCGTGGCCCGGAACGTCGGCGGGAGCGCCGAGCGGCGCGCGAGCCGGCGGGCCGCGACGCCCGACGCGCACGCCGACGACGCGACCATCACCTGCCGGACCCGGGCCGACGACGTCCCGCTGCCGGCCGACACCTCCTCGCACCCCGGGCAGGTCACCACCGACTCGGGCGGCGAGGGCGTGGAGTTCTACGCCACCCGGGAGTACCAGCCCGCCGACCCGATGAGCCGGATCGACTGGAAGCGCTACGCCAAGACGCGCGAGCTCACCACGGTCGACTTCCGGGAGACCCGGGCCGCGACCGTGCTGGTGGTCGTCGACACCCGGACGCTCGCCCACGTCGCGCGCCGCGACGGCGAACCAGACGCTGTGGAGCTCTGCACGTACGCCGCCGAGCGACTGGTCGAGGCGTTCGTCCGGCGCAACGACCGGGTTGGCCTCGCGCTGTTCGGCCCGGAGGAGCGGTACCTCGACCCCGCCGGCGGCGACGAGCAGGTCGCCCGCATCAGGGCCGAACTCGAGGACACGACCCCGTCCGACGAACTGGACGTGGGCATCTTCTCCGACCGGCGCCGGAAGCGGGCCAACGAGTCGCGGTTCGACACGCTCCGCAAGCGCGTGCCCGCCGGCGCCCAGGTCGTCTTCCTGTCGCCGATGGCCGACGACTACGCGGTCGAGGTCGCACGGCGGTTCCGGGCGTACGGCCACGCCGTGACGGTCGTCAGCCCCGACGTCACGAGCGAGGTGCGGTCGGCCGCGGACGCCGCGCGAGAAACGCCGACCCGCGAGAGCGCCACCCCCGGCGCCGCGCTCGAGCGCATCGAGCGGTCCGAGCGGCTCGCCGCCGTCCGGTCGGCCGGCCTCCAGGTCGTCGACTGGTCGCCCGACGAGCCGATCCGCACCGCCGTCTCGAAGGCCACCGCGAGGTGGTCGGGATGA
- a CDS encoding DUF7519 family protein, with protein sequence MSLREWPRSDDENGRVPERRATPFGGTVAVLVAVLAGVALGAANGTMRPVLGGLAGAVVVALGVRAVQSETNARRAVGSVGIVAGVSGLAGVAVLDGGGLALLVGSAVAAAAVNATVAFDERVERPAGQALWRSATVLSIGAVVAVLTYSGALGTVLRVGTAGAVDVATSSLLAMLVVLQLELLAVVELLHWTVPVLDRWLPEHRDVRAATLDRFDVRFEDVPRAYWAALGLQVLLALSSWGPAWFAGFLETMSVFGRAVGLVLATGVLHVPLAVLLVGLAAVLVARGLQVLFVGWAGTDPPRAVAYAAGGVGTFVAVGLLAVALPDPAGGLAGSVGADWAETVASVGLTATVAGSVAAVLFVVAAARRLVAVLVAPWVARDSAGGFTVAAAALVVASLAVADAGGSAFAVFGGVAGALVVHDLGTNAVGLGAQVGSEAETRAGEAAHAVGTLLVGAAGVVLAGLVAVLMGLVSPSPAAWRARLAVALLLVAVLCFAVLFERE encoded by the coding sequence ATGAGTCTGCGCGAGTGGCCCCGGTCCGACGACGAGAACGGGCGGGTCCCCGAGCGCCGGGCCACCCCGTTCGGCGGGACGGTCGCCGTGCTGGTCGCGGTGCTCGCCGGCGTCGCGCTCGGGGCCGCGAACGGGACCATGCGGCCGGTGCTCGGCGGGCTGGCGGGCGCGGTGGTCGTCGCGCTCGGCGTCCGGGCCGTCCAGTCGGAGACGAACGCGCGCCGCGCCGTCGGCAGCGTCGGCATCGTCGCCGGCGTGTCAGGACTCGCGGGCGTCGCGGTGCTCGACGGCGGCGGGCTCGCCCTGCTGGTCGGCTCGGCGGTCGCGGCGGCGGCCGTCAACGCGACCGTCGCGTTCGACGAGCGGGTCGAGCGCCCGGCGGGACAGGCCCTCTGGCGGTCGGCCACGGTGCTCTCCATCGGGGCGGTCGTCGCGGTACTGACTTACTCGGGCGCGCTCGGGACCGTGCTCCGGGTCGGCACCGCCGGCGCCGTCGACGTCGCCACGTCCAGCCTGCTCGCGATGCTGGTCGTGCTCCAGCTGGAGCTGCTGGCGGTCGTCGAACTGCTCCACTGGACGGTGCCGGTGCTCGACCGGTGGCTGCCCGAGCACCGAGACGTCCGGGCCGCGACGCTCGACCGGTTCGACGTCCGCTTCGAGGACGTGCCCAGGGCCTACTGGGCCGCGCTCGGGCTCCAGGTCCTGCTCGCGCTCTCCTCGTGGGGGCCGGCCTGGTTCGCGGGGTTCCTCGAGACGATGTCGGTGTTCGGCCGGGCGGTCGGCCTGGTGCTGGCGACCGGCGTCCTCCACGTCCCGCTGGCCGTCCTGCTGGTCGGGCTCGCGGCCGTGCTGGTCGCCCGGGGGCTCCAGGTGCTGTTCGTCGGGTGGGCCGGCACCGACCCGCCGCGGGCGGTCGCCTACGCCGCCGGCGGAGTCGGGACGTTCGTCGCGGTCGGCCTGCTCGCGGTCGCGCTCCCAGACCCGGCCGGCGGACTCGCCGGCTCCGTCGGCGCCGACTGGGCCGAGACGGTGGCGTCGGTCGGGCTGACCGCGACGGTCGCCGGGTCGGTGGCGGCCGTGCTGTTCGTGGTCGCGGCCGCCCGCCGACTGGTCGCGGTGCTGGTCGCGCCGTGGGTCGCCCGCGACTCGGCCGGCGGATTCACCGTGGCCGCGGCCGCGCTGGTCGTCGCCTCGCTCGCGGTCGCCGACGCCGGCGGGTCGGCGTTCGCGGTCTTCGGCGGCGTCGCCGGTGCGCTCGTCGTCCACGACCTCGGGACCAACGCCGTGGGCCTCGGAGCGCAGGTCGGCTCGGAGGCCGAGACCCGCGCGGGCGAGGCCGCCCACGCGGTCGGAACGCTGCTGGTCGGCGCCGCCGGCGTCGTCCTGGCCGGACTGGTCGCGGTCCTCATGGGGCTGGTCTCGCCGTCGCCCGCGGCCTGGCGGGCCAGGCTCGCTGTCGCGCTCCTGCTGGTCGCGGTGCTGTGCTTCGCGGTGCTGTTCGAGCGGGAGTGA
- a CDS encoding DUF7269 family protein yields the protein MIPRLLGRAVARLQRPRTLRILGGGALALALGVAFLPRLFPAAVFRPLSALVASPAAILLFGAAAGLLGVQAVRASATGAVDDADRADRWTPTRPPERAYYDEYRTAGDDVDAVFDVAPDEADNFASGRRKAHKRILQTAISVVADVEGVDRDTAADLVGSGAWTDDPRAAAFLGRRNYAPLRIRIRDWASGEHFERWADRAVAEIEALDRDDVSDRERIDARDRSPVTETDEEPVVEDPADVPGPGINDSPVEKSEPAEAATAGETGESVGSAETDESGEAAESAAVTADGEATDAEQEVAGR from the coding sequence GTGATTCCGCGGCTCCTCGGCCGCGCAGTCGCGCGGCTCCAGCGGCCCCGCACGCTCCGGATTCTCGGCGGGGGCGCGCTCGCGCTGGCGCTGGGCGTCGCCTTCCTGCCGCGGCTCTTCCCGGCCGCGGTGTTCCGCCCGCTGTCGGCGCTGGTCGCCTCGCCGGCGGCCATCCTCCTCTTCGGCGCGGCGGCGGGCCTGCTCGGCGTCCAGGCGGTGCGCGCGTCCGCGACCGGCGCGGTCGACGACGCCGACCGGGCCGACCGCTGGACGCCGACCAGACCGCCCGAGCGGGCCTACTACGACGAGTACCGGACCGCCGGTGACGACGTCGACGCGGTGTTCGACGTCGCGCCCGACGAGGCCGACAACTTCGCCTCGGGCCGCCGGAAGGCGCACAAGCGGATCCTGCAGACCGCCATTTCAGTCGTCGCCGACGTCGAGGGCGTCGACCGCGATACCGCCGCCGACCTGGTCGGGTCGGGCGCGTGGACCGACGACCCGCGGGCGGCCGCCTTCCTCGGCAGGCGCAACTACGCGCCGCTCCGGATCCGCATCCGGGACTGGGCCAGCGGCGAGCACTTCGAGCGGTGGGCCGACCGCGCGGTCGCCGAGATCGAGGCGCTCGACCGCGACGACGTGAGCGACCGCGAGCGCATCGACGCCCGCGACCGGTCGCCCGTCACCGAGACCGACGAGGAGCCGGTCGTCGAGGACCCGGCGGACGTCCCGGGACCGGGAATCAACGACAGTCCCGTCGAGAAGAGCGAACCGGCCGAAGCCGCGACAGCCGGCGAGACGGGTGAATCCGTCGGAAGTGCCGAGACCGACGAGAGCGGGGAAGCGGCCGAGAGCGCCGCCGTGACCGCCGACGGCGAGGCGACCGACGCGGAGCAGGAGGTGGCGGGGCGATGA
- a CDS encoding DUF4129 domain-containing protein — translation MAHERRRAALAALCVFAVAVAATLLPASGFGSQPAGVGIGGGGPDAPPGAGGGTDVERQPTTATSPPTVTTTSGRDETTTTTTTTTTTTTTAAAGEGDVGGGGGEDLLGAAALAALGLVGGLAVVGFWNGTLALGTAGGAIPFTLTVGGTPIGALIGGVPTRTMSLVVGLSGAVPRLLDDAASLTGAVGSGLGSVLGAAGRGTVEALRIGAGGLAATFTAVPRALAGLGAGGGLFASLGSVSVPSFGGGSESADAGTAGGRRTAEPEDVRPPTVEEAWEALRDRVPVRNRRARTPGEVARAAARRGYPDEAVRRLTDAFREVRYGDLPRDARTDSARSALDRLRDYWGDDE, via the coding sequence GTGGCACACGAACGCCGCCGCGCCGCCCTCGCCGCCCTCTGCGTCTTCGCCGTCGCCGTCGCCGCCACCCTCCTGCCCGCCAGCGGTTTCGGGAGCCAGCCCGCTGGCGTCGGCATCGGCGGCGGCGGTCCCGACGCACCGCCCGGCGCCGGAGGCGGCACCGACGTCGAGCGACAGCCGACCACCGCAACGTCCCCGCCGACGGTCACGACGACGAGCGGTCGAGACGAGACCACGACGACTACGACAACCACTACCACCACGACGACGACCGCCGCCGCCGGCGAAGGTGACGTCGGCGGAGGCGGCGGCGAGGACCTGCTGGGCGCCGCCGCCCTCGCCGCGCTCGGTCTCGTCGGCGGCCTCGCCGTCGTCGGGTTCTGGAACGGCACGCTGGCGCTCGGCACGGCCGGCGGAGCGATACCGTTCACCCTCACGGTCGGCGGCACTCCCATCGGCGCGCTGATCGGGGGCGTCCCGACCCGGACGATGTCGCTGGTCGTGGGGCTGTCGGGCGCCGTCCCGCGGCTGCTCGACGACGCCGCGTCGCTGACCGGGGCGGTCGGCAGCGGCCTCGGCAGCGTCCTGGGGGCCGCCGGTCGCGGGACCGTGGAGGCCCTCCGGATCGGCGCCGGGGGCCTGGCCGCGACGTTCACCGCGGTCCCCCGCGCGCTCGCCGGCCTCGGCGCCGGCGGGGGCCTGTTCGCCAGCCTCGGCAGCGTCAGCGTGCCGAGCTTCGGCGGCGGGAGCGAGAGCGCGGACGCCGGAACCGCCGGCGGCCGCCGGACCGCCGAGCCCGAGGACGTCCGACCGCCGACCGTCGAGGAGGCCTGGGAGGCGCTGCGCGACCGGGTACCGGTGCGGAACCGCCGCGCCCGGACGCCCGGCGAGGTCGCCCGGGCCGCCGCGCGCCGGGGCTATCCCGACGAGGCGGTCCGACGGCTCACCGACGCCTTCAGGGAGGTCAGGTACGGTGACCTGCCCCGGGACGCCCGGACCGACTCGGCCCGGTCGGCGCTCGACCGGCTCCGCGACTACTGGGGTGACGACGAGTGA
- the dpsA gene encoding DNA starvation/stationary phase protection protein DpsA gives MSTQKTVRQEAGTVEENPVRLDREKAEQIIDALNTDLADAYVLYHQLHKHHWNVAGAEHNDIHVFLQEAYEEVEEAADELAERVQAIGGVPHANMTTLSEAATVEPEDEDVYDIRTSFENDVEMYGDIIESYREHIELAENLGDYATAEMLREHLEHLEEHVHVIDHYLEDDTLVQ, from the coding sequence ATGAGCACCCAGAAGACCGTTCGTCAGGAGGCAGGCACCGTCGAAGAGAACCCGGTGCGGCTCGACCGGGAGAAGGCCGAGCAGATAATCGACGCGCTGAACACCGACCTCGCCGACGCGTACGTACTCTACCACCAGCTGCACAAGCACCACTGGAACGTCGCCGGCGCCGAGCACAACGACATCCACGTCTTCCTCCAGGAGGCCTACGAGGAGGTCGAGGAGGCCGCCGACGAGCTCGCCGAGCGCGTCCAGGCCATCGGCGGGGTCCCGCACGCGAACATGACCACCCTCTCGGAGGCCGCCACGGTCGAACCCGAGGACGAGGACGTCTACGACATCCGGACCTCCTTCGAGAACGACGTCGAGATGTACGGCGACATCATCGAGAGCTACCGCGAGCACATCGAGCTCGCCGAGAACCTCGGCGACTACGCCACCGCCGAGATGCTCCGCGAGCACCTGGAGCACCTCGAAGAGCACGTCCACGTCATCGACCACTACCTCGAGGACGACACCCTCGTCCAGTAA